TAATGTTCTCATCCAGGTTTACAACGTTAAGGGTCAGTTAGTAACTACTCTGTTGAACGAACAGAAGGATCCTGGCGCATACACACTTCAGTGGAATGCTGATGGTCAAGCTTCTGGCGTTTACTTCTACAAAATGAAGTTCGGTCGCTATACAAGCACTAAGAAGATGATACTAATGAAGTAATCAGCTTCTAATAATACGCTCAGCCCCAGCAATGGGGCTGAGCATTTTCTCTTTTTTTTTTAATACGATAACTCTAACAGCAATATAAGATACTACTGAATAGATTTATCGTTTTTTATTAACTTTTCTAATTATTATGAGGTTAAATATGAAAAAGACTATTTTAATATTTCTCTTTTTCCTAATACTTTTACCCATTTTTGCTGATGATCCAGCCAGGGATAACCGTCCTTTAGGTGATTGGTCAGGACACGTTTACAATGCCAATACCGGTGAACCTGTCTTTAATGCCCAGATCATCCTATCAACAAACTCATTCTCCCGAGATGATGAAGAAGATATCACCAGAGAAACCTATACCGAATATACCAATGAGGAAGGCTATTTTGAATTTCTTTTTACAGATGTCAATGTTTACTACCTTAGAATTAGAAAATTGATGCATTACGACCTGTTTGACGTCGTCAGTATCATTGGAGGTACTAATGAACCTTCAGAATTTCTACTGCAAAAAGCTGTAGGCTGCAACTATAATGCCTATTTTGTCCTGGACCAATATTACTATGAAGCTTCCTGGAATATACAAAATGCCGATTCGGGTAGCTTTTATTTCGGCGCAGACCAAACCTTTAGCTCGGAAGAATCGGTTCGCTATTTCCTATATCTGGAGCCTGGCACCTGGACATTCCTTCTCCATGATAGTTTCGGAGACGGAGGTTGGGGGTGCACTGTTAATACCGCTGCGGGAATCGTTGTCCATGAAGAGTATATAAGTGGCAGCGAACTTGAATTTGACATTGTTGTCCCTGAAATTTCCGGATGTTCTTGCTCTAATCCTATAGAATATCTCGATATTAATGATCCACCAAAAACCGGAGAATGCGCCGATACTCAGGAAATATGGTATAAATTCTATCTTGATAACACATACACTGACGTGACAGTATCACTCCTGAATTCTCTTTTCGATACAGCACTTGAGATCTGGGAATATTGTGGTGACGATAATTATATGGCTTATAATGATAACTGGCAGGGAGCTGAACAGAGCCGGATAGATTTTGAATCACTAGATCCTGGATTTTATTATGCCAAAATCTATCCTGGAGGCGATGATCCCGGCTACTATGAAATTGAAATTACCGGTGACATATCTCTGCAAAACGGAAACCTGGAAGGTTATGTTTATAACTCTGTCAGTCTTGACCCAATAGAAGGAGCAGTTGTTGAAATCTATTTAGCGGAAGCGCGAGAATCATCCAGGCTATATACTACTACTGACGCTGAAGGTATTTTCCAGTTCAACGACCTGGCAATAACCACTTACGATGTTTATTGCTCAGCTACCCTGTATCTGGATTACGAGACACAGATCACTATCGTAGAAGGAACAAATTATATTGATCTGCCTATGGAACCCTTTACTAACTGGAATACACACCTGGCACTGACGGTTGATTCCTGGGAAACTGAAGCCAGCTATAATCTCTTGATGCCGGAAGAACAAGGCTGGTTCTGGGCTACTGACCAGACTTTTGCCAGCGAATATCAAACCAGAAATCATTGGATAAATCTGGAACCGGGATATTATGAAGTATATTGCTGGGATACTTACAATGACGGCGGAATCGCTGGAGTTGTGGAAGATAATAATGGCAACCTGCTAATTTCCTGGGATGATGAAGCTTATTATTCCGAAGGTATTTTCGGCTTCTATGTTTCAGGTGACGTATTTTATGGCGACGTAGATGCAAATGGTTTTGTCGAAGCCTATGACGCTTCCAATGTTTTGCAGTATGTAGTGTATCTGGAACCCGATGCTGTCCCTCTGCCCTGGGATGAAGAAACAATATCAAGAGCAAATGTAGAT
The genomic region above belongs to Candidatus Stygibacter australis and contains:
- a CDS encoding carboxypeptidase regulatory-like domain-containing protein, with product MKKTILIFLFFLILLPIFADDPARDNRPLGDWSGHVYNANTGEPVFNAQIILSTNSFSRDDEEDITRETYTEYTNEEGYFEFLFTDVNVYYLRIRKLMHYDLFDVVSIIGGTNEPSEFLLQKAVGCNYNAYFVLDQYYYEASWNIQNADSGSFYFGADQTFSSEESVRYFLYLEPGTWTFLLHDSFGDGGWGCTVNTAAGIVVHEEYISGSELEFDIVVPEISGCSCSNPIEYLDINDPPKTGECADTQEIWYKFYLDNTYTDVTVSLLNSLFDTALEIWEYCGDDNYMAYNDNWQGAEQSRIDFESLDPGFYYAKIYPGGDDPGYYEIEITGDISLQNGNLEGYVYNSVSLDPIEGAVVEIYLAEARESSRLYTTTDAEGIFQFNDLAITTYDVYCSATLYLDYETQITIVEGTNYIDLPMEPFTNWNTHLALTVDSWETEASYNLLMPEEQGWFWATDQTFASEYQTRNHWINLEPGYYEVYCWDTYNDGGIAGVVEDNNGNLLISWDDEAYYSEGIFGFYVSGDVFYGDVDANGFVEAYDASNVLQYVVYLEPDAVPLPWDEETISRANVDGNDFIGAYDASLILQYVAGYIDIFPVEEMVRHQTPEAGVEITFVDNELVFTATGDLYGFEAEISSTIGTPETNILCFLNGNKLALASAEVLIGEFLRIPVSADEVTINMVINNATERLDLTSEPAPIPAVTSLKSNYPNPFNPITTIAYDVAEAGYVLIQVYNVKGQLVTTLLNEQKDPGAYTLQWNADGQASGVYFYKMKFGRYTSTKKMILMK